The genomic segment GCTTTAGCCGCACCACGTACAGGTGATTCTCAGAAAGGGCGCACATGTCCACTGCATCCGAGGCCGAGAAGTCGGCCGTCAACGGCATCCGCACGGCGCTCGGCATCGGCGGTGTCCTGGCCGTCATCGTCGGCGTCCTCATCCTGGCCTGGCCGGGCAAGACCGCCGCCGTCGTCACGGCCATCATCGCGATCTACGCCATCGCCGCCGGCCTCGTCTACGCCGGTCTGGGCATCTTCTCCAAGACCAAGGGCGGGTGGGCGCGCGTCGGGCACATCGTGCTCGGCATCCTGTTCATCATCGCGGGCATCGTCGCGCTGCTGAACCTCGGACAGGCCACCGCCTGGCTCGCGCTCTTCCTCGGCATCCTCGTCGGCATCATGTGGATCGTCGAGGGCGTCGTGGCGCTGTCGACGCTCGGCGACGCCGCATCGAAGGGGTGGTCGATCTTCTTCGCGATCCTGAGCATCATCGCCGGCATCATCCTGCTCTTCTCCCCCATCTGGGGTGCGGCGGTGCTGTGGTGGCTGCTGGGCATCGCGCTGATCGTGCTCGGCATCATCAACATCGTCCGCGCCTTCACGTTCAAGGGCGACCTCTGAGCCGACGCCGACGCCGACGGCCCCCGGGAGCGATCGCTCCCGGGGGCCGTCTGATGTCTGGGGCGCTCGGGCGGGTCATCCCGCCGGAAGGTGGCGCTGCCACCAGTCCAGCACCGCGTCGAACCGCTCCACGCGATGACGCGGCTGCCCGGCACGCGTGAGCTCGTGGTCCTCACCCGGGAACACGAGCAGCTCGGCCTCGGTGCCCTGGCGCTTGAGCGCCGAGTAGTAGCGCGTGGCCTGCTCGAGCGGGCACCGGAAATCGAGCTCCGAGTGCATGACCAGCGTCGGCGTGGTGACCTGCCCGACCACGGCCATCGGGCTCTGCCGCGCGATGTCGTCGGGCGAGGTGCCGACATACTCGTCGCCGAAGAACGATCCGATGTCGCTCGTGCCCTGGAACGACTGCGGCTCGAGGAACCCCCGCTCGACGATCGCGCCGGCGAACCGATGGTCGTGCGCGATCACCCAGGCGGTGAGATAGCCGCCGTACGAACCGCCCTGCACGCCCACGCGGGCGCCGTCGAGGTCGGCGTCGTCGGCGATCGCACCCTCGAGGAAGTCGATGACGTCTGCGAAGTCGACCGTGCCCATTCGTTGACGGATGCTGCGCCCGTGCGCCCGCCCGTACCCTGCCGAGCCGCGGGGGTTGCAGTAGACGACGGCGTAGCCGGCGTCCACGAGCACCTGCGTCTCGTCGAACAGGTGCACGCCGTACGCCGCGAACGGCCCGCCGTGGATCTGGAGGATCACGGGGAAGGGGCCCGCGCCGGCAGGCTTCGCCACCCAGCCGTGCACCGGATACCCGTCGCGTCCGGTCACGGTGAGCTCCCGCGGCAGCGCGATGCCGGAGGCCGCGGCCGCCGCCCCGAACGCCGTCAGGGTGCGAGGCTCGTCGCCGGCGAGGACGAGCTCACCGAAGGAGTCGGGCCGCGAGACGGCGGCGACCACCCGGCCGCCGCCGGCCGCGTGACCGGTCACCTCGACGTCGCCCGCGAGCACCTCGGTCAACGCGCCCTCGCGGGACACCCGCAGCAGCCGCACCCGGCCTCGGGTGGAATCCTGGACGAGGAAGTCGTCCTCGATCGCAGCGAGATGCCCCTCGCCGAGGTGGATCGTCTCGTCGTCGGTGAGCCGTCGCGGTCCGGCGCCCTCCAGCAGGAAGAGGCCGACGCCGGGCGCGACGAAGTCGAGCCCCTCGCCGACCTCGTGAGCGAGGACGGCCACGGTGCCGTCAGCGGACGCGGCCACGTCGAGCACCGAGAGACCGGCCGCGGTGCCGAGCACCTCGCGGACACCCGACCCGTCGACCGCGACCGCGATGACACGGCTGCGCAGATCACGCCGCTGCGCCTCGATCTCGTCGGGCACCGTGAGCAGCTCGCGGCCATCCGCGGTGAATGCCAGCCGGCCGTGCGATGTCGGCCCGGAGGTCAGCGCACGCGCCTCCGCAGCCACCACAGGCCTTCGCGGCGGCTCGGCGCCGTCGGGGCGCACGGCAGCCGCCGGCTCGTAGAACGGCTCGGCGTCAGGCTGCGGCGCCGCGATCACGAACACGTGCGCGGGGCGGTCCGCGACGTAACCGAGACCGTTCGCATGCCACCGGACGCCGGAGATCCGGCGGGGCGACTCGGCGTGCGACTCGAGTCCCTCGACGCTGCCGTAGCGCCCAGGCTCGGGTACGCGGGCGAGGAAGGCGATGGTCGCGCCATCCGGCGACCAAGCGAACTGGTCGACGCCGAGCGGTGCGTCGGTGGCCTGCACAGGCTCGCCGCCGCTCGCCGCGACGACGTGCACCTGGGGTCGGCGCTTGGCGTCTGCCCGGAGGAAGGCCAGGCGCGAGCCGTCCGGCGAGAGCCGCGGCCCGCTGTCGGCGGTGCCGCGCGTCAGTCGGCGGGGCGTCCCGTCCGGCAGCTCCACGCGCCACACCTGGCCGACAGCCCGGTTGGCGTCGATATCCGGCCTCGAGGTCGCGAAGACCGCGAACGAGCCGTCGGCCGAGACGTCCGGCCGCCCGACCGCGACGAGCGTCTCGATGTCGCGTGGCTTCACCGCTCACTCCCCCGCGAACGACGACACGTCGCCGATCAGACGCGTGTTGTCGTCGGGCACCGGCTCGACGGCCGCGGCGGCGACCTCGGCGGCGAACTCCGACACGTTGTAGAGCCTGCCCGCGTCCTCGCGACGGGCGGCGATCGCACCGGGGTTGGCGCGCTCGAGCAGCGTGGCGGTGATGGTGCCCTCGATCATGTCGCCGGAGACGACCACGAAGTCGACACCGCGGTCCGCCAGCAACGGGATCCGCTCGCGCAGCGCGTCCTCCCCCGCCCGCTTCGACAGCGCGACGGGCTCGTACTCGGGCATCGTCGGGGTGGTGCGGATGAAGTGCGCCTGGTGGCTCGTGACGAACACCACGCGGCCGCCTTCGCGCAGCACCGGCAGAGCCGTCTCGAGCACGCGGACCTGGGCGTCGCGGTTGAGCTGGAGAGCGTAGTCCTCGGCCATGCCGGACTCCATGCCGCCGGACGCGTTGAGCACGAGGATGTCGAGGCCGCCGAACGCGGCTGCGACCTCGTCGAACATCGCCTGCACGGACTCCGGGTCCGTCAGATCGGCTCCCACGACGAGCACCTCCACGCCGAGGTCGCGCAGCTCGGTGGCGAGCTTCTCGGCGCGGGGAGCCTTGTTGCGGTAGTTGATGACGACGTTCGCGCCGCCCTGCGCGAGGTAGCGCGCGGTGTCCGCGCCGATGCCGCGCGACGAGCCGGTCACAAGGGCTGTCCTGCCGCTCAGCGCACCGGCGGGGATGGGGGTGGGAGTCTCAGTCACACAGCGACCCTACCTGCTAGGTTCGAGGCAAGAGGAGGCGCACCGTGGAGCTCATCCAGACCATCGAGCAGTGGGCGTGGATCGGCTGGCTCGTCCTGATCCTCGCCTTTCTCGTCATCGAGATGCTCACTCTCGACTTCACCTTCCTGATGCTCAGCATCGGCGGGCTGGCCGGCCTCGTCGCCGACCTTCTCGGAGCGCCGATCTGGCTGCAGGTCATCATTGCGGCCGGTGTCGCCGCCGCCCTTCTGCTGCTCTTGCGCCCGCCGCTGCTGCGGCGCCTCCGGCGTGGGGAGGATCCCACTCCCTCGAACGTGGACGCGCTGATCGGCCTCGGTGGCACCGTCGTCTCGTCGGTCGGCGCCCACGGCGGACAGGTGAAGCTGGCCAATGGCGACGTGTGGACCGCGCGCACCGAGGCGGGCGACCTGCTGCCGGGCACCAGAGTGCGGGTCAGCCGCATCGACGGCGCGACCGCGGTCGTGCGCTCCGACTCCCCCGAACCTCTCACCCCCGCTCAGGAGGACCCCTACGCATGAACGACTTCACCGCGGCCATCCCCGCCGCGATCGGCTGGCTCCTCGCGCTCGCGGTCTTCATCTTCGTGCTCGTGGTGATCGTCCGGTCCATCCGGATCATCCCGCAGGCCAATGCGGGCATCGTCGAGCGCCTGGGGCGCTACCACAAGACGCTCACACCGGGCCTGAACCTCCTCGTCCCCTTCATCGACCGCCTGCGACCTCTCATCGACATGCGCGAGCAGGTGGTCTCCTTCCCGCCGCAGCCGGTCATCACCGAGGACAACCTGGTCGTCTCCATCGACACCGTCGTCTACTTCCAGGTCACCGACGCTCGCGCGGCGACCTATGAGATCGCGAACTACCTCGGGGCCGTCGAGCAGCTCACGACCACCACCCTGCGCAACGTCGTCGGCGGCCTGAACCTGGAAGAGGCGCTCACCAGCCGCGACAACATCAACGGCCAGCTGCGCGTCGTGCTCGACGAGGCGACCGGCAAATGGGGCATCCGCGTGTCCCGCGTCGAGCTGAAGGCGATCGACCCGCCCGTCTCCATCCAGGACTCCATGGAGAAGCAGATGCGCGCCGAGCGCGAGCGTCGCGCGACGATCCTGACCGCCGAGGGCTCGAAGCAGTCGCAGATCCTCGAGGCCGAGGGCCGTCGGCAGGCCGAGATCCTCAAGGCCGAAGGCGACAAGCAGGCGGCGGTCCTCCGTGCCCAGGGCGAAGCCGAGGCGATCCAGACGGTGTTCGACGCGATCCACTCCGGAAACCCCGACGACAAGCTGCTGGCCTACCAGTACCTGCAGACGCTGCCCAAGATCGCCGACAGCGCCTCGAGCAAGCTGTGGATCATCCCGAGCGAGTTCACCGACGCCATGAAGGGGCTGAGCGGCTCGTTCGCCGGTGTGATGTCGGATGCCGCGGCCAAGGGTCGCGGGCAGTCCGGTGGTCCCGCCCTCGGCGCGACATCGCCGGGCGCGCCGCCGACTCCGTGACGCACCCCTGGTTCGGGGGCCCGCGACCGCGGGTGCTCGCGCACCGGGGGCTGGTGACGCCGGCCGACGCGCGCGACGGCATCGTGGAGAACTCCTTCGCCGCCGTGGCCCACGCGCACTCCGCCGGCGTCCGGTACGTCGAGTCGGACTGCCACCGCACCGCTGATGGCGTCGTCGTCCTCTTCCATGACGACGACCTGTCGCGCGTCACCGGCGATCCGCGCCGGATCGCCGACGTGACGGTCCGCGAACTGGAAGAGCTGATGACGGGGCGCGGCGGCCTCGTCACGCTCGCGCAGGCGCTCGATGCCTTCCCGACGCTGAGGTTCAACCTCGATGTGAAGGCGGCGGATGCCGCGACGGCCGTCGGGGCCGCCGTGGCACCGCACGGCGACCGGGTGCTGGTGACGAGCTTCTCCGACCCCCGCCGCACGGCGGCGCTGGAGGCGGCTGCGGTGGCCGGTCGCGGCATCCGCCCCGCCACGTCCGCGGGCAGGAGCACGATCGCGCGGGTGCTGGCTGCGCACGCCGCGCGATCGGATCGCCTGCTCGCACGCGCCCTGGCGGGCGTGGACGCGCTGCAGGTTCCCGAGCGGCGCGGGCGCGTGCGGTTGGTCACTCCGCGTCTCATCGATGCCGCGCACCGTCACGGCGTCGAGGTGCACGTCTGGACGGTGAACGAGGCCGACGACATGCGCCGGCTGGTCGCGATGGGCGTCGACGGCATCGTCACCGACCGCGCCGACACCGCTCTGGACGTCCTCGGCTGATACCGGCTCAGCGGAGGCGAGCGGGCTGTGCATCCACTGTGAAAGGGCGATGAACGTGCCCCCTTCGGATGATCCGCACAGGTCGCTTCGTTATACCTGAACAGCGACGAGAGGACCACACAATGGCAGACCGCAGTCTGCGCGGCATCCGACTCGGCGCCCAGAGCCTACAGAGCGAAGAGGGCGTCGTGTTCCATGAGCGCGCACAGCACATCTACTCCTGCACCGCGTGCGGGCGAGACACCACACTGACCTTCGCGGCCGACGCCGAGGTTCCCCCGGCCTGGGAGTGCCGCACGTGCGGCGCCGAGGCCCTGTTGCGCGTCGGCGAGGGCACGGCGACCGTCGATCACTCCGGTGACAAGACGCCGCGCAGCCACTGGGACATGCTGCTCGAGCGCCGCACCATCCCGGAGCTCGAAGAGCTTCTCGAGGAGCGTCTGGCGTTCCTGCGTGCCCGTCGCGGCGACGAGCAGGCGAAGTCCGACAAGCTCAGCGCCTGACCCGCGTTCGCGCAGCGCCGACCCTACGGGGTCGGCGTTTTCGCGTTCGCGCGGCCGCTGCCGCGCATCCGGGCCGCGAGGCCGAGGCCGACGAGCACCGCGACGCTGCCCCACGACAGCAGTCCGTTCACCCAGCCCCCCGCGATCACGGCCGGGGTCAGTCCCGTCCGCAGCGGGACGTCGGTGAGCATGTGGCCCGGCTCATCGGCGGGGAGTCCCTCGATCGTCGAGCCGTCCGGAGCGATCACCTGGCTGGTGCCCACCGTCGACAGGTTCACCACTGAGCGGCCGGTCTCGACGGCGCGGAGGCGCGCGACGGCGAGCTGCTGCAGGTTCTCGTCGGTGCCGCGGAAGTCGGCGTTGTTCGTCTGGAAGAGGTAGAGGCGGGCGCCGTCGCGCGCACCCTCCCACACCAGCGCGTCGTAGATGACGTCGAAGCAGATCGCCAGCCCGGCGAGCGTGCCGTCGACGTCGAACACCGGCGGGTCGGTGCCCGGCGTGTAGTCCCGACCGATCATGCCGATGAGGTCGGGCGCGATCGAGGCGTAGAACGCCCGATCGGGGACGTACTCGCCGAAGGGCACCGGATTGCGCTTGTCGTACGTCTGCTGGATGCCGTCCTGCCACAGGAACGACATGTTGAAGAACTCGTCGCCGCGCTGATCGATCCTGTTGGCCACGAGCGGCGCATCGACCTCTCGGACGACGCGGTCGAGCGCCGCGGCCGCCGCGGGCGAGGCGTCCGGGTCGACATCGACGCCGCCCTCCGGCCAGAGCACGACGTCGACGTCGTCGGCGCCGAAGAGGGGGACCGTCGCCTCGTACTGCGACTCCAGCACGTCACCCGCCTGCCGCTCGTCGAAGTACCCCGCCGGACCGTCTCCCTGCACCGCGGCGACCCGCATCGCCCCCGCCGGGGTCGTCGCCCACGCCGGCATCAGGAGCAGGGCGGTCGCGACGACAGCCAGGACGGCGACCGGAAGCAGGGTGCGCACGCCGTCCCCTCGGGCGCGGCGCGGCGATCGCACCAGTTCGACGCCTGCGGCCACCAGCCCGACGACGAGGAACGTCAGTCCCGCCGTCCCGGTCCACGACACCACCTCCGCGAACGGCCCGCTGACCTGTGACGTGCCCACGCGGCCCCACGGGAAGCCGCCGTACGGGAAGCCGCCGTTGACGGCTTCGCGCGCCGTCCACAGGCCCGCCACGAGCGCGGCGGTGAGCATGACACGCCCTCTCCGCGGCGCCACGCGCGGCGTCCAGCGGTAGGCCAGGGCGATGAGCACGGCGCCGCCGGCGACGAAGAGCGCCTCGAGCACCGAGAGTGCGATCCACGGCAGCGGCCCCACCCATTCGGCGGTGAAATCGACGTTCAGCAGGTAGAACGCGAGACCGAAGGCCATTCCGACGGCGAGCGCGCCGGTGACGGATCTGCCGACGAGGGTGACGAGCGCCAGCGCCACCGCCGCGAACGCCATCGGCCACCAGGCGACGGCCGGGAACGCGACGTCCAGCAGCACGCCGCCGAGCGCCGAGACCGGGATCGCCGCCCACAGCGGCACGAGCGGGCGTGTCGCGATGGCAGTGGGCACGCCATCAGCCTAGGCGAGCGCGCTGACGCCGCCGCGCGGCATCCGTCCGCCGCTGTTCAGACGCCCGAGTAGGCGACGATGCCCCGGCGCACCGCGTCCAGCGCCCGACGGGCCGTGCCCGCAAGCGGCTGCTCGGCCACGAGGGAGAGCTGATCGAGAAGGTCGATGGTCTGCTTTGCCCACCGCACGAAGTCGCCCGCCGCCATGTCGGCCTCGAGAAGGACCCGGTCGAGCATGCCGCCGCGCGCCCAGGTGTGCATGGCCTGGGCGAGGCCGGCCGAGATCGGCTCCGTGCCCGGCAGCCGGTTCTCCTGCTCGAGGTCGTCGAGCTCCTGCCAGAGCGTCAGCGTCGCCTCGAACGCCGGACGGAAGGCCCCGCGCGGAAGCCCCCGCTCCCCCGGGCCGCCGTCGTCGCGCCGCGGCTCGTAGACCAGCGAGCAGGCGAGGGCGGCGAGGGATGCGGGGTCCAGGTCCTTCCAGATGTCGCGCCGGAGCGACTCGGCGACGAGCAGATCCCGCTCGCCGTAGATGCGCCGCATCGTCCGCCCCGACGGCGTGAGCGCGGTGCGGCCGTCCTCGAGCTGCGAGACGTAGTCCAGTGTCGCGAGCACGTCGACCACCCGGTCGAAGATGCGCGCGACCGTGCCGGTGCGCGTCTCGATCTGACGGCGGAGCTTGTCGATCTGGCGCTTCAGCTTCCAGTACCGCTCCGCCCACCGCGCGTGATGCTCGCGGTCGGGGCACTGGTGGCACGGGTGCCGTTGCATGCGCTTGCGGAGGCTCGCGATGTGCCGCTGTCGCTCGTCGCGGGTGCGCCGTGACGCGCCGGCATCCTTGCGGTTGATCTTCTCCAGGTCGCTCAGCTCTCGGCGGATGCCGGAGTACTCGGCGAAGTCGCCGCGGTCGCACGTCATCGCCTTCTGATAGCCGGCGAGCGACTGCTCCTGCTCGCGCACCTCCCGCGCGATGCCCACGACGGCGCGATCGGCCTGGAACTGCGCGAACGACGATTCGAGGATCTCCCTCGCGCGGGCGCGGCCGAACTGGTCGATGAGGTTGACCGCCATGTTGTACGTCGGCCGGAAGCTCGAGTTGAGCGGGTAGGTGCGGCGAGAGGCGAGCGCGGCCACCGCCTGAGGATCCAGCCCCTCGGTCCACTGGATGACGGCATGACCTTCGACGTCGATGCCGCGTCGGCCGGCGCGTCCGGTGAGCTGCGTGTACTCCCCCGAGGTGATGGCGACGCGGGCCTCGCCGTTGAACTTCTCCAGCTTCTCCAGCACCACGGTGCGCGCGGGCATGTTGATCCCGAGCGCGAGTGTCTCGGTCGCGAAGACCGCCTTCACCAGCTTGCGCTGGAAGAGCTCCTCGACCACCTCCTTGAACGCGGGCAGGAGGCCGGCGTGGTGCGCCGCGACGCCACGCTCGAGATTGTCACGCCACTCCCAGTACCCGAGGACGGCCAGGTCCTCCTCTAGAAGGGTGCGCGTGCGCTCCTCGACGATCGCGCGGATCTCCTGCCGCTCCTCCTGCGAGGTCAGCCGCAGTCCCGAGCGGCGCACCTGCTGCACGGCACCGTCGCAGCCCGCCCGGCTGAAGATGAAGAAGATGGCGGGCAGCAGGTTCGATCGGGACAGCAGTTCCACCACGTCGGGCCGGTCGATCCGTTCGATGCGGTGCACGTTGGCGGAGCGCACCGGTCGGGTCCCGCCGCGCGGCGGACGACGACGGGATGCCTCGTAACCCGCGTGCCGGGCGCTGTTCGAGGCCTGCGCGCGGCGGTTGCTGTCGTAGTGCGAACCCTTGAACGACCGGATGCGCATGAGCTCCTGATTCACCTGCGCCGTCGCGACGCCGGCGCGGTCGTCGAACAGCGGCAGCAGGTCGCCGCGCACCAGCACATGCTGCTCGAGGGGCACCGGGCGGGTCTCCGACACGATCACCTCGGTGTCGCCGCGGACGGTGTCGAGCCAGTCGCCGAACTCCTCGGCGTTGGAGACGGTCGCTGACAGCGACACGAGCCGCACGGCCGGGGCGAGGTGGATGATGACCTCTTCCCACACCGCCCCGCGGAACCGGTCCGCGAGATAGTGGACCTCGTCCATGATCACGTAGCGCAGGCCGCGGAGCGCAGGCGAGTCGGCGTAGAGCATGTTCCGCAGCACTTCCGTGGTCATGACGACCACGCGTGCGTTGGCGTTGATGTTCGTGTCGCCGGTGAGGAGTCCGACGTCGTCTGCGCCGTAGACGTCCTGCAGCTCGCGGAACTTCTGGTTCGACAGCGCCTTCATCGGCGTCGTGTAGAACGCCTTCTCCCCCGGCTCCCGCATCGCCAGGTGCACCGCGAACTCGCCCACGATGGTCTTGCCGGCTCCGGTGGGAGCCGCTACCAGGACGCTGCGGCCGTCCTCGAGTGCGCGGCATCCCTCGATCTGGAACGGGTCCAGCGTGAAGCGCTGTGCGGCGGCGAAGGCGGCGGTGAGCGGGTGCGTCCGGTCCAGCCGGGCGGTCTCGCGGGCGCGCGCGTACCGCTCGGCGGGGTCGGCGTCGCTCACGACGTCGGCTCCGGCGGAAGCAGGCCGGCGTTCCGCTTCGCCTTGCGCCTGTCGAACAGCATCGACAGGCCGGCGGCGGCGAAGAACAGCACGACGAGGATTCCGGCCAGCAGGAGCATGCTCACCACATCGGCCGCCGGAGTGGCCAGGGCTGCGAACGCGGTGGCGACGAGGACGGCCACGCGCCAGCCCTTCACGATCGCCCTGCCCGACATGATGCCGGCCATGTTGAGTGCGACCAGGAACACCGGGAGCACGAACGAGACGCCGATCACGATCATCAGCTTGAACACGAAGTCGTAGTACTCCGCGGCGGCATAGAAGTTGACGCCGCCTTCGGGCGTGAACCCCCACATGAGCTCGATGACGTGCGGCACGATCAACAGGCCCACCCAGCAGCCGATGAAGAACAGCGGCACCGCGGCGGCGACGAAGCCGATCGTGTATTTGATCTCCTTGCGCGTGAGGCCCGGCATGATGAACGCCCAGATCTGCCACAGCCAGATCGGCGCGGACAGGAACAGCCCGATCGAGAACGCGATGCGCATGCGCAGGTCGAACGCCGAGGTGACGGCGCCGAAGTTGAGGGCCGAGAAGTCGTCGCCGCGACGCTCGGCGATGATGCGGATCGGCTCGGTGATCCAGTGGATGATCGGGTCGGTGATGATGAACGCCACCACCATGCCGACGAGCAGGCCGATGGCCGCGATGACCAGGCGGCGGCGAAGCTCCAGCAGATGCTGGCCGAGCGACATGCGCTTGTCGTGCTTCGGCGCCTCCGGGCCGTCGATGGGCGCGGAGCCGGTTGCGGCCACCATCCCGCTACGGCTTTGTGTCGCGGGAGCCGTCGGTCGTGCCGGGGGTGATCGTGGGGTCGGCGACCGAGTCGGCGACGTCGGCCGACGTGGTGTCGCCGGCGGCGGCCCTGTCGTCGTCCTTCATGGCCTTCATCTCACCCTTGAACACGCGGGCCGACTGCCCCATGCTCTTCGCGAGCGCCGGCAGCTTGGCCGCGCCGAACAGCAGCAGGATGACGACGAGCAGAATCAGCAGGTGCCAGCCGTTCAGATTGCCCAACATTGAGGTGCTCCGTCGTTCGCGTCAGCGGGGATCGCGACCAGTCTAATATGCCGGGCACACGGATGCCGCGGCTCAGCGATACTGCGCGAGCCCGGCGTCGGCCCACTCGGCGACGGCGCGGCGCGCCCCCTCCGGCTCGAGGACCTCGACGAGGCCGCCGCGGCGGGCCGCGAGCCGGCGCAGGCTGAGCTCGTCGGCGACCCGCATGGTGGCGATGGTCACGCCGTCCTTCGTCTCGAGTGTCGCGCGGTCGAGGTAGTCCCCCAGGAGGGGCGCGACCCCCTCGGGGAAGCGGATGCGC from the Microbacterium atlanticum genome contains:
- the tatA gene encoding Sec-independent protein translocase subunit TatA; the protein is MLGNLNGWHLLILLVVILLLFGAAKLPALAKSMGQSARVFKGEMKAMKDDDRAAAGDTTSADVADSVADPTITPGTTDGSRDTKP